One Mus pahari chromosome 21, PAHARI_EIJ_v1.1, whole genome shotgun sequence genomic window, cagaacattcttttttttttttttttttggttttttgagacagggtttctctgtatagccctggctgtcctggaactcactttgtagaccaggctggcctcgaactcagaaatccacccgcctcagcctcccgagtgctggtatttttttttttttaagaagtggaGAATTAGTGTAGTGCTTATGTTCCAGCTTATGTTCTACTGGCccattcaatatatatatatatatatatatatatatatatatatatatatatatatagtttgtctGTTTGCGTGCTTTTGAAGGCAaggcttttctgtgtagtcctgtctattggctgtcctggaactccctattaAACCAGActcctggcctcaaattcagagatctatctctgcctcttgagtgctgggatcaagggtgtGTGCCTCATGCCCTATCTCCCCTATCCTCCGAGTTTAGTTAAGGTCCTATGTAGCTTGCACTAGCCTGGAGCTCCCTgtttaccaggctggcctgaaatccACAAAAATCCACCCTTCCCTGCCCACAATTCTGgcactaccttttttttttaagtgactaaATGTTCTTTGAATGGGCCAGTGGGACATAAGCTGTGCTGCTAGAACTCCTAGCTCATCCTCCATTGAACTTCTAGAGAGACTGTCCCACGGCTGAAAGTATTAGGGCAACTGAACCCAAACGAGTCAGCTAGGATTCTTTGAACTGAGAGCATCCTGTTCCTAGACTCAGCTCATCAATTTCAGGGTACAGCTCATCCCTACAAAGTGTTCCTCTAATTTTGACCTGGAGCCAGAGCCCAGAATGGTCCATTAAATAATCCAGACCATGATCTGCACACGAAGCGCAAGGAGCCTCTGTTGGTGTAGGTTTTTGCTATCTTATTGGAGTCTTATACCTCTATTCCCCTTCGAACCTTTGTGTACCAGCATCCCTCCCAACTCCCTACCAcaaggtgggagagaaagaaggccaGGAGATAGGAGACATAAACGTCTTTTGAATGCTTCCTGCTGACtgggggcattgagttccttagGACAAGTTCACTTTTATCTTCAGGATATGTCCTTTCATCTCTCATATATCTCCTCATCAgactaccaccaccacaacagcagcaacagcatgTAGCAGGAGGCTCCTGGGAGGATACatatgaggacccaagttcaggtcctAGCATCCATGTCCTATGCCTCCCAACTGCCTATTACCCAGCTCCAAGGCATCCAGTACCCTCTGGTCTCTttggcacacactcacatggtACACAAAAACTCATTCAGGGCACCCCCCTCCAACATCTTTTGAAACTAGTACCGGAGTTGTTAGGTCTCTATGCCATCCTGTTAGGTAATACTTGTCTATCTATAAGGATATAATAGAATCAAAGACACAGAATGGACAGGCTTGACCAAGAGACAAAAATGGGCAGGTGACAGAGGGATAGATGGCTAAGAGAAGGCGGGTGAGGTTGTCTGCTAACACCAAGAGGTTTCAGGTCCCGACCTGgagagcagggagtggggagaaggcCTGACGGgtaatgaaggaggaggaagtacAGCCAGAGCCTCCTGAATCTGAGTGGGATCCTGAGAGACAAGTGACAACCACCCTaaatctgttcttccttcccGTGTCCAGGCTCCTCACTTGACTCACCTGAGAACAGGAGTGAAGATGGGTGAGGTTCCACTGGCTGACAGCATACTCTGTGATGGTCTTACAGATGCCTTTCACAACTACCACATGGGCATCACAGGTAAGGCCGATATGTCTCTAAAGAGCTGGGCTCTAAGGTCTGTGCCACCGTGTCTGGTAagtaaaggtattttttttaatgacataatTCCCACGATTCGCTGGTTAGTTCTAAATGGAAAGATGGAAACGTTTCAATATAGAGCCCTGAGCTGGTATGGTGATATACACCCATATCCTAGAATAAGATTGACAGAGGCACATACATCCATGTGAGTGAGCTTTGGGCTAGCCCggtgtacatagcaagtttcCAGCTAGCCACAACCTCATAAAACACCACCACCGTGTAAGCCTGGCACATACAACTTGTGTAAGAAAGCCAGCAGTGCCTGAGAAGAGCGGATTATTCCCTCCTCTGCAGTGTAGTCATGCCTTGACTGTCCTCGGATATGAGGAAACAGGAGCAATGTAACAACAGGCAGCCCTTGCTCTTCCAAAACATCACACTCAGAGATTTAAAGTGAAGTGCAACATTCACATAAGTTCTGCATCCTGAGCCATGGGACCAATTActattttgtttagtttctttgagacaaggtttctctgtgtaggcctggttgtcatggaactcactctgtagactgggctggccttggactcaagagatccacctgcctctgcttcccaaatcttACATTCCAAGTCTCGTtaatcttgttaaggatggtttgaaccaccatgtggttgctgggatttgaactctgcacctttggaagagcagtcaggtgcccttccccgctgagccatctcaccagaccctgcttctggcttttttaaaaaagtaattaaaagccttgtctacaaagtgagttccaggacagcccagagaaaccctgtctcaaaaaaaccaaaaaaaaaaaaaaaaaaagtaattaaagataTAATAGTACAATAGGTAAAATTTTGAAGATGAGCTAAAAATTCATATTGATGTTAAATTTCCTGattgttaaaaaaaagtctttaaaatttgtatttgtgtatgcataggTATACAAGTATCCCAGTGCATGTATACAGGTCACAGGTCAGCCTGCAGTAGTCAGTGTCCCTACTATGTGCAGTCAAGGCCCCCAGGGATGGGAACAAGTATCTTTATCTGCAGAAACATATCACCACTCTTGATTCTATTTTTCAAAgacttattattataaataagtacactgtaactgtcttcagacatgccagaagagggtgtcagatctcattatggatggttgtgagccaccatgtgttgctgagatttgaatttaggacctttggaagagcagccagtactcttaaccgctgagccatctctccagccctaactattattattattattattattattattattattattattattattggttttttaagacagggtttctctgtgtagccttggctgtcctggaactcactctgtagaccaggctggcctcaaactcagaaatccacctgagtgctgggattaaaggcgtgtgccaccacgctcggcaattatttttttaaacaacccATTATACAGGTAAATACTTTGTTCAAGAGAAGTACATAGTGAAATTATAATTCAGAGGTAAAAGGGAATTGCATTTCCATCCTTTCCTCAAATGCTTAGGAGAGAATGTTAGGTAAATGGGGCAAAACTATCAGTGGTGATCCCTGGTATGGATTTCTGGaggtttacacttccatataTAGAAAGGGATGAGAAAGCCGATGCCTCTGAAGAGGGGCTACAGTTCTCAGGCCTATGAGGGCAACAGGAGCTACCTGCAGAGCATGGCCTCTCTTCCTACCAGAAGGCCTGCTGGTGtgtagttttttggtttttttttttNNNNNNNNNNNNNNNNNNNNNNNNNNNNNNNNNNNNNNNNNNNNNNNNNNNNNNNNNNNNNNNNNNNNNNNNNNNNNNNNNNNNNNNNNNNNNNNNNNNNNNNNNNNNNNNNNNNNNNNNNNNNNNNNNNNNNNNNNNNNNNNNNNNNNNNNNNNNNNNNNNNNNNNNNNNNNNNNNNNNNNNNNNNNNNNNNNNNNNNNNNNNNNNNNNNNNNNNNNNNNNNNNNNNNNNNNNNNNNNNNNNNNNNNNNNNNNNNNNNNNNNNNNNNNNNNNNNNNNNNNNNNNNNNNNNNNNNNNNNNNNNNNNNNNNNNNNNNNNNNNNNNNNNNNNNNNNNNNNNNNNNNNNNNNNNNNNNNNNNNNNNNNNNNNNNNNNNNNNNNNNNNNNNNNNNNNNNNNNNNNNNNNNNNNNNNNNNNNNNNNNNNNNNNNNNNNNNNNNNNNNNNNNNNNNNNNNNNNNNNNNNNNNNNNNNNNNNNNNNNNNNNNNNNNNNNNNNNNNNNNNNNNNNNNNNNNNNNNNNNNNNNNNNNNNNNNNNNNNNNNNNNNNNNNNNNNNNNNNNNNNNNNNNNNNNNNNNNNNNNNNNNNNNNNNNNNNNNNNNNNNNNNNNNNNNNNNNNNNNNNNNNNNNNNNNNNNNNNNNNNNNNNNNNNNNNNNNNNNNNNNNNNNNNNNNNNNNNNNNNNNNNNNNNNNNNNNNNNNNNNNNNNNNNNNNNNNNNNNNNNNNNNNNNNNNNNNNNNNNNNNNNNNNNNNNNNNNNNNNNNNNNNNNNNNNNNNNNNNNNNNNNNNNNNNNNNNNNNNNNNNNNNNNNNNNNNNNNNNNNNNNNNNNNNNNNNNNNNNNNNNNNNNNNNNNNNNNNNNNNNNNNNNNNNNNNNNNNNNNNNNNNNNNNNNNNNNNNNNNNNNNNNNNNNNNNNNNNNNNNNNNNNNNNNNNNNNNNNNNNNNNNNNNNNNNNNNNNNNNNNNNNNNNNNNNNNNNNNNNNNNNNNNNNNNNNNNNNNNNNNNNNNNNNNNNNNNNNNNNNttggtttttcgagacagggtttctctgtgtagccctggctgtcctggaactcactctgtagaccaggctggcctcgaactcagaaatccgcctgcctctccctcccgagtgctgggattaaaggcgtgcgccaccacgcccggcgcatcCTGTTAGCTTATTGCCACGATCTGAAGCAGAATCTGACATTCATGCCCAGCTCAGACAAGGTGGATTGCTCCACTTCTGACCCACCCAAACCTGTGTCCATACAATACAAAGAGCTGCTGTCCTTAGGAAGGGCTGAGGATTTGAAACACAGGGTGCGCGTCTCACAGAGAGCTCTCGTGGGAGAGCATGCCCTTATTCTAGCCATTCCTACTGGAATGGAAAGAGGTAAATGGTACTAGACCTTTCTTGTTTCTGAGAAGTCCCCAGTCCCAGAACTCTTGCCTTCTCTGTGCTCATTCCAAGTAACTGGCTTTGCTCTCTGCAGGTCTTACTGAAATGAAAATTGATGAATTTCCTCATCATGGGAGTAACCTTGAAGCCATGGGCAAGCTGAAACCTTACTTTCTTACCGATGGGACAGGAACTGTCACATCTGCTAATGCAACAGGTGTGACTTCTGAAGGGCACTGAGGGAAATACAATCTCTGGTAAGGTCTATCAAGTGAATAAGTTTTTCTACACaagatgattcttttttttgtttttttgtttttttttttttttgtttttttgtttttttgagacagggtttctttgtataaccctggctgtcctggaactcactctgtagaccaggctggccttgaactcagaaatttgcttgcctctgcctcccaagtgctgggattaaacaagATGATTCTTAAATCTGTGCTGAAgtgatttgttttcttggtaACTAGACTTGACACACTAGTTGCagtgcatggtggtgcacacttttaatcccagcacttgggaggcacaagTAGGTACATCTTTTGAGTTTGATtctagcctggtttacaaattgagttccaggacgaCCAGAgctgttacagagaaaccctgtcaggacactcaccatcaccaccaccaaagcCCAAAAAAACCACCCCCCTCCCAAACTAAAAAACTCCAGAGTCTCACACACCTGTACTTCCAGCACGTGAatggcaaaggcaggtgggtctctgtggttTCGAGGCTACCCTGATCTTACAGAAATATAGTCTAGCCAGGAACACAGAGTgagacactgaaaacaaaacaaagccctccAATGTTCATCCATTTCATATTTCTCCAATTCCAGGAATCCCCAGTACCTGAGACCTAGGCTTGCTTTTTGGCTTTCTTTGATCTTCGTCCCCATAAGCCCACAGTTATTGGGGGACTGTCATAATGTATGGCCGATATCACATTTGACTTGACTATTTCTAACTTCACATAAAGTCTGATGGATCACAGCACAGAACCCTTTGGCAAGATGTCAGTAGCTTAATGCTTGCAGGTGGGAAGCAGGCCCTGGGTCCATACCTGAAGGAAAGGAGTGCTGTAGACACCAGGTCATCTGTTTACAGGAATGAACGATGGCGCTGCTGCCGTGGTTCTTATGAAGAAGACAGAAGCTGAGAGTCGGATGCTGAGACCTTTAGCAAGAATAGTCTCCTGGTCACAAGCCGGTGTGGAGCCTTCTGTTATGGGAGTAGGACCAATTCCAGCCATAAAGCAAGCTGTGAGTCTCTTTCGcaatgtgtatgtgttggtggaGATATGTGTGACAAGGTTTGGGGAAGCCCAGGCTGCTTTCAAACTCAGTgtagaggatgaccttaaatccCTGCTCCTCCAGCAGGTACTTTCTCAGCTGGTGGGGTTGCTGGTGGGCATCACCGGTGACCTTACCTTTAACATGCTGAGCTTTTCTGAGTGTACAGTGCTGTTCTGTAATAAGCTCTCTTTAACAAACCTTTCCACTCTGAAGATGTGAGGAGTGCTTTGTTTCTGCTACCAGGTTCCACTTGCTACCACCTAGCTCTAAGACCTCCCACCCCAAGCCCCCCAGCACGGGGATTCCAagtctccatgcctggctttcttagaatatgggctctggggattggactcaggtgCCATGTAAAGCACTTCATCTGCAGTCACTTTGCCAGttcaagctttttaaaaagaaaatgttgtattACCTGCATATAACAAGACAGTTTGGACATTGTACCTTAGGGACATTTTAGATGACGTCCTTTTGCTTTTGAGGCTGAGCTTTCTCTGGCCTCAAATGAGATGTCTTCATCTCATAAATGCCGAGAGTACAGGTGTGCCACTGGACCTAGAGAAGCTCTACACTATAGAGTCACTAAAGGAACCCACCATAATGCTCTTCAGGGAACATTAGGCTGGCTCATCTTAGATTCTTCAACcccctggcagtggtggtgcacgcctttaatccctgcacttgggaggcaaaggcagggggatttctgagttcgaagccagtctggtctacagagtgagttccaggacagccagggctacacaagaaaccgtcttgggctggagagatggctcagcagttaagagcactgactgctctcccgaaggtcctgagttcaaatcccagcaaccacatggtggctcacaaccatctgtaatgagatctgacacactcttctggtgtgtctgaagacagctacagtgtacttagatataataataaatcttaagaaaaagattCTTTAACCCTTGTTATAGTCAGGGCCCAAGGCACATCTTGTAGCTGTCAATTACTAATGGTTTAACTCAAGTTCCTTTCGTTTTTTTGTAGGTTGCAAAGGCAGGCTGGTCCCTGGAGGATGTTGACCTGTTTGAAATCAATGAAGCCTATGCAGCTCTCTCTGTTGCAATAGCTAAAGAACTTGGATTAAACCCTGAGAAGGTAACCAACATGAAGTTGTTTGCCAGTGAACTTGCATAATACATGTTTAAGGCTGCTTCTGCCAGGTGTTCGCTTTTCACAGTAAAGAAATGAGTGTgtcatatacagcagaggactgttggATCTGTTTAGTCAGAGAatatgcatctaaccctcaagagactggaggccccagggcatttagaggtctggtggggtgggggtgggggtggatggaGGGGCTGGGAGTAGGTATGGGATGTAAaacagagggtggactgggagggaaataaaaatttgaattttaaaataaataaatagaaaaaatttgATTGAATCAAACTgatcaaataaatgttaaaattatggGAGAGAAAAGTCTTGAATGTTAAGAGCTATGATAAAATANNNNNNNNNNNNNNNNNNNNNNNNNNNNNNNNNNNNNNNNNNNNNNNNNNNNNNNNNNNNNNNNNNNNNNNNNNNNNNNNNNNNNNNNNNNNNNNNNNNNNNNNNNNNNNNNNNNNNNNNNNNNNNNNNNNNNNNNNNNNNNNNNNNNNNNNNNNNNNNNNNNNNNNNNNNNNNNNNNNNNNNNNNNNNNNNNNNNNNNNNNNNNNNNNNNNNNNNNNNNNNNNNNNNNNNNNNNNNNNNNNNNNNNNNNNNNNNNNNNNNNNNNNNNNNNNNNNNNNNNNNNNNNNNNNNNNNNNNNNNNNNNNNNNNNNNNNNNNNNNNNNNNNNNNNNNNNNNNNNNNNNNNNNNNNNNNNNNNNNNNNNNNNNNNNNNNNNNNNNNNNNNNNNNNNNNNNNNNNNNNNNNNNNNNNNNNNNNNNNNNNNNNNNNNNNNNNNNNNNNNNNNNNNNNNCATCCTCTGGGAGCATCTGGCTGTAGGATTCTAGTGACCTTGCTACACACCCTGGAGAGAGTGGGTGGGACCCGTGGTGTTGCAGCCCTGTGCattgggggtgggatgggggtcgCAATGTGTGTTCAGAGGATGATCTGAACCTTGATCAATCCTTGCATAAGCCACCACCCTTGGACAGTTCTCATTGCATCAGTCAAACACTAAGCAGAAAGTGAAATCAAAATGAGGACCAAAATGAGGACAGGAACCCAGGTGGACAGCTTGCTGTACTTTAATGTGAGACNCCCACGGTTAAGACATTGCACCTGACACTGttataaataaaagggaaatccAATCAGTCATCAAGGGCTCC contains:
- the LOC110338461 gene encoding acetyl-CoA acetyltransferase, cytosolic-like, coding for MNTSSDPVVIVSAARTAIGSFNGALPTVPVHELGTTVIKEVLQRAKVAPEEVSEVIFGHVLTAGCGQNPTRQASVGAGIPYSVPAWSCQMICGSGLKAVCLAAQSIAVGDSTIVVAGGMENMSKAPHLTHLRTGVKMGEVPLADSILCDGLTDAFHNYHMGITGLTEMKIDEFPHHGSNLEAMGKLKPYFLTDGTGTVTSANATGMNDGAAAVVLMKKTEAESRMLRPLARIVSWSQAGVEPSVMGVGPIPAIKQAVAKAGWSLEDVDLFEINEAYAALSVAIAKELGLNPEKVTNMKLFASELA